The following nucleotide sequence is from Pandoraea thiooxydans.
ACGCCGGGCGGCCACCCCGACCTGCCGAATTTCCTGGCCAGGGAACGCAACGTGATCGGTTGGGGCACCGAAGGGGTGGGTACCGATGCGGGGCAAGCCTATGCGTTCGCGCAGCCGTTTCCCTGCCATTCCAACATGCACGGCAACAATAAATTCGGCTTGGCCAGCCTGGTCAATCTGGACAAGTTGCCGCCGACCGGTGCGCTGCTCGTCACACCGCCGTTGAAAATCAAGCGCGGTTCGGGCAGCCCGTGCCGCGTGCTGGCATTGGTCGAAGGGTAAGGCCGCCTCAACGCCTTGCGCCATCAGACCATGGCCCTCGCGCCCGATAGCGGCGTGAGGTCGCCATGGCCGACACTCAGTTCTCCTTTTTGCGCTGACCGGCCCGGTGCCGGCTCGGCGCAACTTTTCATCGAATCCGCTCAGCGAACCATCGTTCCCGTCAGGCAGGCCTTGCATGCCAGGGGAAACCCCAGGTCACACCAAAAATCATCTTGCATACAATGTTTAAGAATTTTTTAAAAATTGCTGTGAAAAATCGGAAATTTTATATTATTGTATGCAACAAGCTATCGCAGATATCCCCCCCGGCGCCACGTTGAAGTCCGTCGATCACGCTTATGCCGAGATCAAGCGGGCGATCGTCGATATGCGCTACCTGCCTGGCGAAAGCATGCGGGAAGAGGAACTGGCGCGCAGTCTGGGCGTGAGCCGAACGCCGGTCCGCGAGGCATTCCGCCGGCTGGGCGCGGAGGGGTGGCTTGAAATTCGCCCCAACCACGGCGCGCGGGTCAGGGTCTGGTCGGTGCGCGACGTCGAAGAGATTTTCGAGGCGCGCGCGCTGATCGAGCCCTACCTGGTAGGGTGCGCGGTGGCCCGCATCAGCCCGGAAGACGTCGAGATCCTGCATGGTCTGGCTACTGAAATGCGTGTTATTTCTCACGCGATTGACGAGGATGGTGCTTTGGAAAAATGGTTTGTCGCGAATCGAGCCTTTCACGAGATCCTGACATCGGCTTCGGGCAACGCCCGGCTCAACCAGACCTTGAATCTGATGAAAGAGATCCCGCTCATCAAATGGACGTTCCGCAATTACACGGAAGAGGATCGCGAGCGCAGCGTGCAGCAGCACTGCGAAATCGTCGAGGCGATCAAAAGCGGCGATCGCGAGTGGGCCGAGTCCACCATGAAATCCCACATTCTTGCGGCACGCCAATCGGTGCTGCAGAAATTGAAGGCCAATCAAGGCGCAGTGCCAGTCGAACAGAAAACAAGGACCGACAAGAGGAGACAACCCCATGCTTAATTCCGTGAACGCGGGTGCCCGGCTGGACCGGCTGCCGACGTCCGCATTCCATCGCCGGATTCTGTGGCTGATCGGCGGCGGCATGTTTCTCGATTCGTTCGATATCTATCTGGCCGGCGGCGTGCTCGGCGCTTTGGCGCGCAGCGGCTGGTCGA
It contains:
- a CDS encoding GntR family transcriptional regulator, which translates into the protein MQQAIADIPPGATLKSVDHAYAEIKRAIVDMRYLPGESMREEELARSLGVSRTPVREAFRRLGAEGWLEIRPNHGARVRVWSVRDVEEIFEARALIEPYLVGCAVARISPEDVEILHGLATEMRVISHAIDEDGALEKWFVANRAFHEILTSASGNARLNQTLNLMKEIPLIKWTFRNYTEEDRERSVQQHCEIVEAIKSGDREWAESTMKSHILAARQSVLQKLKANQGAVPVEQKTRTDKRRQPHA